The proteins below are encoded in one region of Bacillus alveayuensis:
- a CDS encoding glutamate racemase (product_source=KO:K01776; cath_funfam=3.40.50.1860; cog=COG0796; ko=KO:K01776; pfam=PF01177; superfamily=53681; tigrfam=TIGR00067): MNRPIGVIDSGVGGLTVAKEIMRQLPKEEIIYLGDTARCPYGPRVKEEVRQFTWEMTNYLLANHHIKMLVIACNTATAIVLSEIREKLDIPVIGVIQPGARAALNATRNSHIGVIGTEGTIASGAYVQALKKINSKTMIESLACPRFVPLVESGNFEGKEAHYVVAESLLPFKGKRIDTLILGCTHYPLLKPIIQKYMGRDVKIISSGDETAREVSTILSFHHMLNEVEGEKDHLFLTTGEKEIFQKIASKWFGYEIDHVKTITL, from the coding sequence TTGAACAGACCAATTGGTGTCATCGATTCTGGCGTTGGTGGCTTAACAGTTGCAAAAGAAATTATGAGACAATTACCGAAAGAAGAAATTATTTATTTAGGAGATACGGCCCGTTGTCCTTATGGTCCGCGGGTAAAAGAAGAGGTTCGCCAGTTTACATGGGAAATGACAAACTATTTGTTAGCTAACCATCATATTAAAATGTTAGTCATTGCCTGTAATACAGCTACAGCAATTGTATTATCAGAAATTCGAGAAAAACTGGATATTCCAGTTATAGGTGTTATTCAACCAGGTGCTCGTGCTGCATTAAACGCCACAAGAAACAGCCATATTGGCGTCATTGGAACGGAAGGAACGATAGCAAGTGGAGCATATGTTCAAGCGCTAAAAAAAATAAATAGTAAGACAATGATTGAAAGCTTGGCATGCCCTCGTTTCGTTCCATTAGTAGAAAGTGGAAACTTCGAAGGAAAGGAAGCTCATTATGTTGTGGCAGAGTCATTGCTTCCATTTAAAGGTAAAAGGATTGATACATTAATTTTAGGATGTACTCACTATCCTTTATTAAAGCCAATTATTCAAAAATATATGGGACGTGATGTGAAAATTATTTCTTCTGGGGACGAAACAGCACGAGAGGTAAGTACGATTCTATCGTTTCATCATATGTTAAATGAAGTAGAAGGGGAGAAGGATCATCTTTTTTTAACTACAGGTGAAAAAGAAATCTTTCAAAAAATAGCCTCAAAATGGTTTGGCTATG